Proteins from a single region of Haloplanus sp. GDY1:
- a CDS encoding protein kinase domain-containing protein: protein MTDSRVPDLSTVSSPPRRELTYEDIEIVERIGHGGEAVVSRADVVGGDPPERIALKEPLSPETVTVDAVEEFLAEAERWETVDSRERRKPRWSEFEHVVGVIDTGESRPWIALEYMDGGSLDGRLESAPDGLPLQKALWIGECVCRGVAVAHGYGIAHLDLKPANVLFRETPGDSWDVPKVADWGLARVLAEQSGATDGLSVTYAAPEQFEPADFGDPDTLTDVYQIGTLLYAMLTGDPPYTGTRLGVLRDVVGSEAPPPPSAHREDVTAAMDAAVLHALERDKTARYRSVENFADALRAIRTGNRPDRFLPNFDSDGSEPSGGAAGGSVSTHRDRDRDAGSAVSPSDTTITTVGVGDAGSNTVDRLDNMGVDGVETVAINTDKQHLQTIDADAKLPVGKSLTRGSDAGGEPSVGERSAELARETIENVLDGTDLVFVTVGMGGGTGTGTAPTVAEIANEQDALVVGVASTPLDADRDEVARRGVTELRSEVDSLVVLDDDHLIEHVPDLSTDRARSVMDQIIAETVRDVGGAVAQTSLVELDLSDVATVLQDDGEAAIFVGETENGDETGAVDDALKHPLVDADYRKASAALVHVTGGPDLTAGEARDLVNEIADRVDPGGSVVWGAERRPAYEGKTRLYVLLTGIDGTPA, encoded by the coding sequence ATGACGGATTCGCGGGTACCGGATCTCTCGACAGTGTCGAGTCCACCACGTAGGGAACTCACCTACGAAGACATCGAGATCGTCGAGCGGATCGGGCACGGGGGAGAGGCCGTCGTTTCGAGAGCCGACGTCGTCGGGGGCGATCCGCCGGAGCGGATCGCACTCAAGGAGCCACTGTCACCGGAGACGGTGACCGTCGACGCGGTCGAGGAGTTCCTCGCGGAGGCCGAACGGTGGGAGACCGTGGACTCGCGGGAGCGACGGAAGCCCCGTTGGTCGGAGTTCGAACACGTCGTCGGCGTGATCGACACGGGGGAGAGTCGGCCCTGGATCGCACTGGAGTACATGGACGGGGGGAGCCTCGACGGCCGGCTGGAATCCGCGCCCGACGGGCTCCCACTGCAGAAGGCGCTCTGGATCGGTGAATGTGTCTGTCGCGGTGTGGCGGTCGCCCACGGATACGGGATCGCTCATCTGGACCTCAAGCCGGCGAACGTGCTCTTCCGCGAGACCCCCGGGGACTCCTGGGACGTGCCGAAAGTCGCCGACTGGGGGCTCGCTCGCGTCCTCGCGGAGCAGAGCGGAGCGACGGACGGCCTCTCGGTCACGTATGCGGCACCCGAACAGTTCGAACCCGCGGACTTCGGCGATCCCGATACCCTGACCGACGTGTACCAGATCGGGACCCTTCTGTACGCGATGCTCACGGGCGACCCGCCGTACACCGGCACCCGACTCGGCGTACTTCGGGACGTCGTCGGATCCGAAGCGCCGCCGCCGCCGAGTGCCCACAGGGAAGACGTCACGGCGGCGATGGACGCCGCGGTCCTCCACGCGCTCGAACGCGACAAGACCGCCCGATACCGGTCGGTCGAGAACTTCGCGGACGCGCTCCGGGCCATTCGAACGGGGAACCGGCCGGATCGATTCCTTCCGAACTTCGACAGCGACGGATCGGAGCCATCGGGGGGCGCCGCCGGCGGGTCGGTGTCGACCCACCGGGACCGGGACCGGGACGCCGGGTCGGCGGTATCCCCGTCCGACACCACCATCACGACCGTCGGCGTCGGCGATGCCGGCAGCAACACGGTCGATCGGCTGGACAACATGGGCGTCGACGGCGTCGAGACGGTCGCGATCAACACCGACAAACAGCACCTGCAGACGATCGATGCCGACGCGAAACTCCCCGTCGGCAAGTCGCTCACGCGGGGGAGCGACGCCGGCGGGGAGCCGTCCGTGGGCGAACGCTCGGCCGAGTTGGCTCGGGAGACGATCGAGAACGTCCTCGACGGGACGGACCTCGTGTTCGTCACCGTCGGGATGGGCGGGGGGACCGGCACCGGTACCGCCCCGACCGTGGCCGAAATCGCGAACGAACAGGATGCCCTCGTCGTCGGGGTGGCGTCGACGCCGCTCGACGCCGACCGCGACGAGGTGGCACGGAGAGGGGTCACGGAACTCCGCTCGGAAGTCGATTCGCTCGTCGTACTCGACGACGACCACCTGATCGAGCACGTGCCCGACCTGTCGACCGACAGGGCTCGGTCCGTGATGGATCAGATCATCGCGGAGACGGTCAGGGACGTCGGCGGAGCCGTCGCCCAGACCTCGCTCGTCGAACTGGATCTCTCGGACGTGGCGACGGTGCTGCAGGATGACGGCGAGGCCGCGATCTTCGTCGGCGAGACCGAGAACGGGGACGAGACCGGAGCCGTGGACGATGCGCTGAAGCATCCCCTCGTCGACGCCGACTACCGGAAGGCATCGGCGGCGCTCGTCCACGTCACCGGCGGTCCCGACCTCACGGCCGGCGAGGCGCGGGACCTCGTGAACGAGATCGCCGACCGGGTGGATCCGGGCGGATCGGTAGTCTGGGGCGCCGAACGGCGGCCGGCGTACGAAGGAAAGACCCGTCTCTACGTGCTCCTGACCGGGATCGACGGAACGCCCGCGTGA
- a CDS encoding DUF7563 family protein, with amino-acid sequence MPSCQNCGAFVTDDYVRVFAPTGMTEPRVCPNCEDLVRDGADVRQARARRT; translated from the coding sequence ATGCCGAGCTGTCAGAACTGTGGCGCCTTCGTCACCGACGACTACGTCCGGGTGTTCGCCCCGACCGGCATGACCGAACCGCGTGTCTGTCCGAACTGTGAGGATCTGGTCCGCGACGGCGCGGACGTGCGACAGGCACGCGCGAGACGCACCTGA
- the dph5 gene encoding diphthine synthase, which produces MLTFVGLGLYDERSITVEGRDALRAADRAFAEFYTSRLVGTSVEALEAHHGVDIEVRDRAGVERDPAPILDAAESDDVVFMTAGDAMISTTHVDLRLRAVDRGIDTRVVHGVTAQSAASGLTGLQNYRFGKAVTLPFPRAHGGDDVPASVVDAVEANRERGLHTLVYLDIKVDDGRGADAGETFMTADVAADLLAGEWPDSLGVAVARAGSPDPVVVADRLRALADRDFGSPLHLLVLPGEVHHVEADALRTLAGAPPDLLPDA; this is translated from the coding sequence ATGCTCACCTTCGTCGGCCTCGGCCTCTACGACGAGCGGTCGATCACGGTCGAGGGACGCGACGCCCTCCGCGCGGCCGACCGCGCGTTCGCCGAGTTCTACACCAGTCGCCTCGTCGGCACCAGCGTCGAGGCCCTCGAAGCCCACCACGGCGTCGACATCGAGGTGCGGGACCGAGCGGGCGTCGAGCGGGACCCCGCGCCCATCCTCGACGCCGCCGAGTCGGACGACGTCGTCTTCATGACCGCCGGCGACGCCATGATCTCGACCACCCACGTCGACCTCCGCCTGCGCGCGGTCGACCGGGGAATCGACACCCGAGTGGTCCACGGCGTCACCGCGCAGTCCGCCGCCAGCGGCCTCACCGGCCTCCAGAACTACCGCTTCGGCAAGGCCGTCACCCTCCCCTTCCCGCGCGCCCACGGCGGCGACGACGTGCCGGCCTCCGTCGTCGACGCCGTCGAGGCCAACCGGGAGCGCGGCCTCCACACCCTCGTCTACCTCGACATCAAGGTCGACGACGGCCGGGGGGCGGACGCGGGCGAGACGTTCATGACCGCCGACGTCGCCGCCGACCTGCTGGCCGGGGAGTGGCCCGACTCCCTCGGCGTGGCCGTGGCCCGCGCGGGGAGTCCCGACCCCGTCGTCGTCGCCGACCGCCTCCGGGCGCTCGCGGATCGGGACTTCGGTTCCCCCTTGCACCTGCTGGTGTTGCCGGGCGAGGTCCACCACGTCGAGGCCGACGCGCTCCGGACGCTCGCGGGGGCGCCGCCCGACCTGCTTCCGGACGCGTGA